The Pigmentiphaga aceris DNA segment CATACAACATGGTATAGGTCGGGAAACGCGTCACGTAAAACGCGAAGCCCGCCTTCATCAACTCCAGCACGGCCGCCGCCGTGAAGCCCCCGGTGAGTGCGTCTCCCCACGGAATCTGCCGGTTCGGCACCACCACGAACAGCGCGGCAAACCCGAAGCCGGTCAACACCAGCGGCAGGAATGACAGCAGCACGCCGATCACTGGCGACACGTCGCCCACCAAACCCAGCGATTCGCGCGCCAGGAAGCCGGAGATCCACAGACTGGCGCCCAGCAACACCGGGCCAAGCGTCAGCGCTGCCCAATAGACCAGAATGCGCTGCGAGAACGGCCGGGCCTTGTGCACGTGCCAGATCTCGTTGAGCGCCTTGTCGATGGTCAGCATCAAGGACACCGAGGTGATGACCAGGAAAATACCGCCGATGGCGGTCAACCGAGATGCAGCCGATGCGAACTGGTTCAGATACCCCATGATGCTTTCGGCAATCGCCGGCGGCATCAGGCTGGTGACCAGGTATTGTTCCAGCGCCGTGCGGAATTGCTCGAACAGCGGAAAGGCCGTGAACAAGGCCAGGACCACCGCAAACAGCGGCACCAGCGATAACACCGTGGTGAAAGTCAGGCTGGCCGCCACCTGGGCAATCCGTTCCTCCGAGGCCCGCGCTGCGGCAAAGCCCAGCAACTGCACCACACGCCGGCCCCACGAGGTATGACGCAGCGCGCGCACGCGGGCCATCGGCGCAGTCGAAACGACGGCGGCAGGGGGAACAATGTCTGGAAGCGGGGACGGCGCCGGGGCAGCCCCTGATTCTTGAGGGGATTTCAGTGAAGAGGTCGCCATGACGAGGGATAATAGCAGCGACATGAACATTCTCATTCTCTACTACAGCCGTGGTGGTGCCACCCGCGAGCTGGCCGACGCAATCGCACTCGGCGTTGAACGTGTACCCGGTGCGGTTGCACGCCTGCGTACGGTGCCGCCCGTTTCACCGGTATGCGAAGCCACTGCGCCCGCCATCCCTGACGATGGCCCGCCCTATGTCGAGCTGTCCGACCTGGCCGACTGTGCAGCGCTGGCGCTGGGTTCGCCCACCCGCTTCGGCAACATGGCGGCACCGCTCAAGCATTTCATCGATGGCACGACCTCGGCCTGGCTCGCAGGTACGCTGACCGGCAAACCGGCTGCTGTCTTCACCTCTACCGGGTCGATGCACGGTGGCCAGGAAAGCACGCTGCTGTCCATGAGCCTGCCCCTGATGCACCACGGCATGCTGATGGTGGGTCTGCCCTATTCCGAGCCCGCGCTGATGTCCACCCAGACGGGTGGCACGCCTTATGGTGCATCTCGCGTGGTGGGGGTAGACGGTTCGCGCACACTCAGCGCAGACGAAAAACTGCTGGCCCAGGCGCTCGGTGCCCGGCTGGCGCGCACTGCGCAGGCACTGCAAGGGGTACGACCGTGAGCGAACCGGGGCAACAGGCAGACCGCGGCGCAGACGCCGCGTCGGGCAAGCAGCCCATCCCCATGCCCACCGCACCCGCTACCCTGGATGTACGCTTGCAACGCGGTGCCGCCGCGTCGCTGATCGCGCTGATCATCTTGTGTGTGCTGTGGGAAACGGTACTCTCTCCGTTGCGCCCGGGCGGCTCGTGGCTCGTCATCAAGGCCCTGCCGCTGTTCCTGCCCTTGCGTGGTGTGCTGCGCGGCAACTTGTACACCATGCAATGGGCGGCGATGATGATCCTGATCTATTTCACCGAGGGTGTGGTGCGCGCCACCAGCGACCCGGGTGGATTCTCGCCGTGGGCATGGGCTGAAGTTGCCCTGACCACCATTTTCTTCTGGTGCGCCGTGCTTTATGTACGGCCTGCCAAGCAGGCAGCCCGCCGCCGCAAGGCCGCGGCCTCGACACGCTAAACGTTCAAACGCTCAATCGGAAGCACTCATGGCACTGCTGGACGAACTCATCCACCTTCTTGGACCCGAACACGTTTTGACCGGCGCTGACGCAGCGCCGTGGCTGACTGACTGGCGCGGCCGTTATGTCGGCAGCGCCACCGCTGTCGTGCGCCCCGCCAACACCGAAGCCGTCGCCGAAGTCGTGAAAGCGTGCGCGCGCCACGGTGCGCCCGTGGTGCCGCTGGGCGGCAACACCGGCCTGGTCGGTGGCGGTACCCCCGACAACACCGGCACCGCCGTGGTCGTGTCGCTGCAACGCATGACGCAGATCCGCTCGCTCGACACCGACAACGACACCGTCACGGTCGAAGCCGGCTGCATTCTGCAAACACTGCAACAGGCCGCCCGCGACGCCAAGCGCCTGTTCCCGCTGAGCCTGGCCGCAGAAGGCAGCTGCACCATCGGCGGCAACCTGGCCAGCAATGCCGGCGGCACCCAGGTGCTGCGCTACGGCAACATGCGCGAACTCACGCTGGGCCTGGAAGTGGTCACGCCGGAAGGCGAAATCTGGCACGGCCTGCGTGGCCTGCGCAAAGACAACACCGGCTACGACCTGCGCGACCTGTACATCGGCAGCGAAGGCACGCTTGGCATCATCACCGCCGCCACGCTGCGCCTGTACCCGCAACCCGCCGCCAGTTGCACCGCACTGGTGGCGCTGGACTCGGTCTCTGAGGGCGTGACCCTGCTGTCGCAAGCGCGCCTGGGCTTCGGCCCGGCCCTGACCGGTTTCGAGCTGATGTCCGGTGAAAGCCTGGCACTGGTCACCCGCATCTACCCGCAACAAACCCTGCCGCTGCCCGCCTCGCCGTGGTTCGCGTTGCTGGAACTGTCGGACAGCGAAGGCCAGGAGCACGCCCGCGAGCGTTTCGAGACGGTGCTGGGTGCTGCGCTGGAATCTGGTCTGGCCAAGGATGCCGTAATTGCTGAAAGCATCGCGCAAAGCAAGGCGCTGTGGCATCTGCGCGAGAGCATTCCGCTGGCCCAGGCCGAGGAAGGCAAGAACATCAAGCACGATGTCTCGATCCCGATTTCGCGCATCCCCGAATTCGTCGAGACCACCGATGCCTTGCTGGCAGCCCGCTTCCCCGGCATCCGCCAGGTAATCTTCGGCCACCTGGGCGACGGCAACCTGCACTACAACGTGGCTCCGCCGCTGGGTGTCGACCCTGAAGTGTTCCTGCAAGAGCAAGATGACGTGTACCAGCTGGTGCACGACAGCGTGCACGCGCACAGCGGCTCGATCAGCGCCGAACACGGCGTGGGTCAATTGAAGCGTGACGAACTGCCGCGCTACAAGAGCCAGGTTGAACTGAACCTGATGCGCAAGATCAAAGACGCGCTGGACCCGAGCGGCATGATGAATCCGGGCAAGGTGCTGTAAGCATTGCTGGGCGTGTCTGCTTCGGAAGACACGTAAAAAAAGGCGACCTGCGGATTATCTGCAGGTCGCCTTTTTCGTTTCTGGCTTGGTGTGACCAGGCAAACAAGCGCCTATTCCTGCTCGGCAACATCCTTCACCAACGCACCCAACACATCTTCCACCGATACGGGCTCACCGGTCTCGGACACGCCCCACAAGCTGAAAACATTGCGAGCCAGCTGCTTGCACACATTGTTCAGCGTGGCCGGCAAACGATCGGGCACATCCGACTGCAACAGCAGCTTGCTGCTGGAAAACATGGGCACCGGCGGCAGAATGCGGTGACGATAATGCCCCATCAGACTATCGACAGCCTTGTCCGCGGCAGCGCGCGCATGGGCATTGGTCGGCCACTGGGACGGCAAGGCCCGGGCACGCGGAAAGCGCTCCAGATCGCTCATCACCGTGCGAATGTCTTCATGCGAATCACGGAACGGCAGCAGCACCAAGTCGGCAGGTTCCGCCAACATGCGATCGGTCGCAGGCCGATTGCCACCGCCATCCACCACACCGAACCAGTCCGGCACATTGCTGATGGTACGGATCACCTTGTTCAGATTGTCCGGGCTGCGCGCATCGAAAGGCAGATACGTGCGCGACTCCTTCGACAGCTTTTCGCGCGAAATGTCGGTCAGCACGCAGACCGCGCGTTTGCCCATCAGACCAATACCGTGCGCAATCATGTGCGACAGCGTCGTCTTGCCGGTGCCACCCTTATTACCGATGATACAAACGATCTGCGCCATGCCTTGCGTCACCCCGAATGATGCGTGGAATCCCGCTGAGTCTGACACTAGATCACCAAGCTCAAACACGGGAACAGGCAAGGACTATAGCCGCAACTCGACCATGGCCGCGACGCGCGTTGCATTCAGTGCTGATACGGTGTGATCGGGCAACGCTGGTGCGGCTGATGCTGGAATTGACAGACTGCCGGTCAGACCGACCAGCAGACTGACGATCAAGCTGCTCGTTTGTCCTGCGCGATCGATGCCCAGGCCCGATGGAACAAACCCGGATCGTTCGGCGCCAGCAGCTTCGGATCGGACATCATCTGACGCCAGCGCCGAGAGCCGCGCCGGCCCGTGCCGAAGCCCAGCATATGGCGAGCAATCGAGCGTACGGTGTCCCCGGCGGCCACGCGCTGCACGGCATACTCGGTCATTGCGTCAATGATCGCTTCGTCGCTCAGCACGGGTTCGCCCGGCCAGAAAAGCTGCGACAACTCGGCCAACACTTCCGGCCGGTGATACGCCTCACGGCCAATCATCACACCGTCCAGAATCGCAGTCTCGGGGGTAGTCGGCGGATTGTCCAAACCCAGCACACCCGCGATCTGCGCCACCTGCGACAAGCCGCCGTTCAGCACAATGTCGCAATCCGGGAAATCGCGCTTCAGCTGCGCCGCCACCTCGTAACGCAGCGGCGGAATCTCGCGATTCTCGCGCGGCGACAAACCTTTCAGAATGGCATTGCGCGCATGCACGATAAACGTCGTGCAACCAGCATCCCGCACCGTGCCCACGAAATCGCGCACAAAGCCATACTCCACCACCTTGTCGATGCCGATGCGATGCTTGACCGTCACCGGAATCGACACGGCATCCCGCATGGCCTTGACGCCATCGGCCACGGTATTGGGCTCTGCCATCAGACAGGCACCGAATGCGCCCTTCTGCACACGCTCCGACGGGCACCCGCAATTCAGGTTGACCTCGTCATACCCCCACTGCTCGCCCAGCTTCGCCGCCATGACCAGCGCTGGCGTCTCGCTACCGCCGATCTGTAGTGCGATCGGATGTTCGACTTCATCGAAATCCAGGTGGCGCGGATGTTCGCCGTGCTGAAGCGCACCGGTGGTGACCATCTCGGTGTACAGCAAGGCACGCGGCGCAAACAGGCGATGGAAGAAGCGGCAATGCCGGTCAGTCCAGTCCATCATCGGGGCGACGCTAAGCTGCCGCGACAAGGCGGCAGGCAATGAATGTTGTTGGTTTGTCATCATGTGGGCCGCAGTCAGGCGGCCGTTTTCCTGCGTATTGAACGTTCGCGCATCTCTGCGCTGCCAAGCCCGCAAGCGTGACAGCGGCAGACGGCATGCAAAACGGCGGGTAAGCACCGGATGCGGATCACCCGATAGCTTAACTCATGCCTGTATATGGCCTGGAACAGCGCTCACGTGAATGACCGCTCCGCCCGTCTTCCCAGCCGTCTTGGCAAACTGCGACCGGCCAAAGGAATTCGACAAACCCAATCGCTTGAACCGTGCACTACGCAGCCAATGCCTCGAATCATCCTGCGCCTATAGCACTTTCGAGGCTATGTGCCGCCAGACATTTTGCCTAGACTGGATGGCAGCATATTCACGCCCCCATGTGGAATCACGGTCCCAGCTGTGTTCACAGCGGCCAACAACTCCTGCCCATAAACACCATGTTCGAACACACAGAACACTTCGTCCGCCTGAGCGTGGAATGGCTTCGTCTTGGCGTTGAGGCACTCGGTGCGGTCGTCATCTTGTTTGGCCTGCTGGCCACGCTGCGGGTGTTGTTCAGAAAATTCACTGGCGACCAGGAAGTCGGCTTCGGCAAGGCACGCATCACCTTTGCGCGTTACCTGACCTTGGCACTTGAACTCCAATTGGCGGCCGACATTCTGTCGACATCGGTATCCCCAAGCTGGGACCAGATCGGCAAGCTGGCGGCGATTGCCGTGATCCGTACCGCGCTGAATTTCTTCCTCACGCAAGAAATGAAGGAAGAAGAACGAAATCCCGGCAAGACGATTCCCTGAACCGAAAGTCCGTCACGACCGTTTGGATTAATCCCAAAAACTGAACGAATAAACCACATCACCAAGCCACCCCCAGTAAGCGCCCCGAGTAAGCCACACTCAAACGCACTCCCCTTTTTTGCTCAAGCAATGAAGGGCGACATGGCTGTGCACCGGCACGCGCCATCTCTTCCAACAAACAAAACCCGCGTTATTGCTCGCTTCAGCGCCGATGAGCGCTGATCTTCGCTTGCTTGGCACGTCCTTTGCCAAGCCCAGGATTCGCGTTAAGCCATCCGGCTGGCGTAAGTCCTGGAGAAAACGATGAGAGCACTACGCTGGCACGGCAAGCACGATATTCGTTGCGACAACGTGCCCGACCCGAAGATCGAACATCCGCGCGATGCCATCATCAAGATGAGCGCTTGCGCAATCTGTGGTTCTGACCTGCACCTGTTCGACGGCTTCATGCCGGGCATGAAATCCGGCGACATCATGGGTCATGAGTTCATGGGTGAGGTTGTGGAGGTGGGCAAGCACAACAAGGCGCTGAAGGTAGGCGATCGCGTGGTCGTGCCGTTCACCATTACCTGCGGTGAATGCGATCAGTGCAAGCGCGGCAATTTCTCGGTCTGCGAGCGCAGCAACCGCAACAAGGACTTGGCGGCCAAGGCATTTGGACACACCACTGCAGGCCTGTTCGGCTATTCCCATTTGACGGGTGGTTATCCGGGCGGCCAGGCCGAATATGTGCGTGTGCCGTTTGCAGACAAGACGCACATCAAGATTCCCAATGGCCTGAGCGATGAGCAGGTGCTGTTCCTGGGCGACATTTTCCCCACGGGCTGGCAAGCCGCTGTGCAGTGCGATATCGAGCCGACTGACACGGTCTGCATCTGGGGTGCCGGCCCGGTCGGGCAGATGGCGATTCGCAGTGCGGTATTGCTGGGGGCCAAGCAGGTGATTGTGATCGACCGTGTGCCTGAACGCCTGAGCATGGCTGTTGCAGGCGGTGCGATCCCGATCAATTTCGACAATGAAAGTGTGATTGATCGCTTGATGGAACTGACGCAGGGCAAGGGGCCTGAGAAGTGCATCGACGCAGTGGGCATGGAATCGCATGCAACCGGCACGGTCGATGCCATGTATGACCGCGTGAAGCAGGCCGTGATGCTGGAAAGCGATCGGCCGCATGTGCTGCGCGAAATGATCTATGTGTGCCGGCCGGCGGGGACGCTGTCGGTACCTGGCGTGTACGGCGGCCTGATCGACAAGATTCCTTTCGGTGCGGCAATGAACAAGGGCCTGACCTGGCGCATGGGGCAGACGCACGTGAACCGTTGGAGCGAGGACTTGCTGCGCCGGATTCAGGAAGGTCAGATCGACCCATCTTTTGTGATCACCCACACCGTATCGATGGAGGAAGGTCCGGGCATGTACAAAACCTTCCGCGACAAGCACGACGGCTGCATCAAAGTCGTCATCAAACCCTAGGAGGCCATGATGCATACGCGTGATTCACAACACAGATCGACAAACCGGCCTCGTAACCCGCCGCCTGCAACAACGAAGATTGCGCGTGGCCTGGGCTGGTTCAGCATTGCGCTGGGCGTGGCCGAGATCGTGATGCCACGCACCGTGGCACGGCTGTGCGGCATGCAGGAAAACGAGCGGCTGGTGCAGGCATATGGTCTTCGTGAGATTGCTGTGGGCATCGGCATTCTGTGTGCACGCGACCCGCGCCCATGGTTGTGGGCACGGGTGGCGGGCGATGCACTGGATGCCGGCACCTTGGTCACGCAGGTGGATTCGCGCGACAAACAGGCGGTACAGCGCGGTGATGTCGCCTTGGCCAGCGTGGCTGCGATCACAGCGCTTGACGTATACACCGCGCAAACCTGGAAGCCCTTGTCGGTTGACCAACAATCGGCCTACGACTACAGCGGCCGTGTAGGCATGCCGCAGTCACCTGACCGGATGCGCGGCTTGGCAAGACGCGACTTCAAGGTGCCGCGTGACATGCGTACGCCCGAGGCCTTGCGTCCGTGGCCCACGGCACCGCAGCCAGGCTCGACCCAGCCCGATGCTGGCCCGTTGACCATTGCTTGAGGATTGGCGCGACTGAAGCCTGAATGTTGACGCGCGGGCTTGCAATCGAGTTCGCACACCGTGCGGTCAACCGCCCCACCCCACACCCGGAGCACCCTTATGTCCTTAAGTGCGGCCCTTGCCCGCTACAAGCGCATCGCCGAATTTGCCGCCTCACGTGTCGGCGATTACACAGAGCTATGCGCGCTGGAGCTGGCGACCTACCGAAACGCGCTGGTGTCGATGATCTCGGCCTATGTCGCCATGATTTTCTGCGCGATCTTTGCGCTCGGCTTTTTCTCACTGGCAGTACTGGTGTCATTCTGGGACAGCGACTATCGGGTGATTGCCGCATGGAGCATTTTTGCCGCATGGCTGGTGCTCGCAGTGCTTGCATTCGTGATCGCGCGCAAGAGCGCCCCCGATGCCGCCCCGCAATCGATATTGAGCCAGCAGATCAAACTCGACCTCGACACTATCAAGGGAAATTATGAATACGACGACCGCATCGATTCGACGCGATAGCCTGTTGATCCGTATGGCAATGGATCGCCAGCACTTGGCCACGGCCCTGGCGCGCACGCCCCGGCTTACGACCGCGAGTTTTGTTGATCCCGCCACGCGAGATTGGCTGATGACGGCAGCGTTGTGGGGCTTGAGCGCGCTGAAGCTGCCCGCTTTTGTGAAGGTGCCCTTGCGCAGCGCGGCCTCGATTTCCTTGCGAAATCGTGTGGCAGCGTTGATGAACTCAGGGCCGCGCGCCTAGCTTGGAAGGCGGGACTTGCGAACCCGCCACCAACTGCGCAACCAGTTCACCCACATACGCGGGCAACTCATCAAGCTGACGCATGCACACCACCAGTTTGCGCGCCGCCCACGGGTCGGACAAGGCAATGCGCCGGATCTTCATGGTCTTGGCGCATCGTATTGCAGCAGCTTCGGGCACGATGCCAATGCCGATACCCAGTTCGACCATGCGACATAGCGCGTCGAAATTGCGCAGTCGCACCCGGTAGTGAAACTGCCGGCCATCACGTCGTGCGTGTGCGGCCAAGTGCGCTTGCAGTGCACTGCCTTCCACCAGACCGACGAAGTCGAAGTCGATCAGCTCGGCAAGCGCTACGCTTCGACGCCCTGCCAGCACGTGTGAACGGGGCACGACCAGCGTCAACCGGTCGGGCCTGAACGGCAGCGTTTGCAGTCCGCTCAGATCGACACTGTCTGCCACGATGCCCAGATCGCAGGTACGCATGCGCACGGCATCCACGATGTCCTGACTGCTTCGCTCTTCGAACTCGATAGAAATGCGCGGGTGTGCCGCCAGGAAACCTTCGATTGCAGCAGGCACGTGTTCGCTCAGTGCGGCGGTATTGCACAAGATCCGCACATGGCCTTTCAGGCCCCTGCCATACTCGCCCAGGTCATCACGCATCCGCTCCATTTGCGACAGCACGGTACGGGCATGGTGCAGCAAGGTATGGCCTGGCGCGGTCAGTTGCACACCTTGTTTGGCACGTGTCATCAGCGGCATGCCCAGCATGTCCTCCATGGCGCGTACGCGCGCACTTGCCGATGCCAAGCTCATGTGTGAACGACTTGCGCCGCTGGTAATGGTGCCGGCTTCGGCAATGTGCAGGATCAGCTTCAGATCGGTCAGGTCGAAACGCATCCTGCAACCGTAGCACGGGCGAGTAGTTGAATCATCATTCATCCTCAGCCCAGGACTGAGGATGGATCTGCCAATCGCAGCTGTTCAGCCGCCCTGGCACTCGCCAGAATGCCGGCATGGACACCGCTACCCTCTTACTCGCCGCCTTGGTCTTTCTGCTTGCTGGCACCGTCAAAGGTGTCGTGGGCCTGGGCCTGCCCACCATTGCGATGGGGCTTCTCGCGCTGGGCATGCCGCCAGCCACTGCGGCTGCCCTGCTGCTGGTGCCGTCTTTCGTGACCAACGTTTGGCAGATCGCGCCGTTCAAAGGGATTGGTGTCCTGTTGCGCAGGCTTGCCCCGCTGCTGATCGCGGCCAGTGTCGGCACGATTGCCGGGGGACTGGTATTCGGTGCACCGGCTGGCACCTGGGCCTCGCTTGCGCTTGGCATCACCTTGGTTTTGTACGCCGTCTGGGGGTTGGCTGGCCGCCAGTTTCGCGTTGCCGAAAAACATGAAGCTTGGACAGGTGTATTAGTGGGCTTGGTCACGGGCGTAGTGACTGCCGCCACCGGCGTATTCGTGGTGCCCGCCGTGCCCTACCTGCAGGCGCTTGGCCTGTCGAAGAACACCTTGATTCAGGCAATGGGTATTTCGTTCACGGTCTCCACGCTTGCGCTAGCAGCAATGTTGAGCGGCACCGGCAGCCTGAGCTTGCCAACGATCCTGTCTTCACTGCTGATGCTGTTGCCTGCGTTGCTGGGCGTGGAAATCGGCAAGCGTATTCGCCATCGCATGTCGCCTGCCACCTTCCGGCTGTGTTTCCTGCTCGGCCTGGCTGCACTGGGTAGCTACATGGTGTATCGGGCGATGGGATGACGCCTTTCAGCAAAAAAAAGCGGCCCGCAGGCCGCTCCGTACATCGCATCGACGTTCACAGGCGGTGTCGTCCGCCAAGCCGGGTCAACAGATAGATGCCGTACACCGCGGACAGCCCGACCAGCAGGTAAACGGCGCGGCTCAACCCGCTGTCGGGACCGAACAGGCTGGCCACCAGGTCGATCCGGAAGGCACCAACCAGCCCCCAGTTCAGGCCTCCAACGATCATCAGGATCAACGCGATCCAACCGGCAACCGAAATGGGAGCAACATCAGCGCGCATACTGCCGGGGTGTGTGGAATCAATAGGCATGGATAGTTCCTCTGCAAGTTGTACCGGGCAGATGCGCCGGTGCATTCACCTGCGCAGACACCATGCCTGCCATGCATCGCCACATCAGTTCTGACTAACACCTGAATTTCGGTACATTCTTCCCGAGTTTCACCGCCCTGCTGGTGCGTGGCGATGCATAACTTGCCTCACACGAGTTTGCCTGCGCTGATGCCTCCGGACTTATTCCACCGTCACCTCAATGCGCCGTGGCTGCGCATGTGCGGCCTTCGGGATGCGCACCTCAAGCACACCTTGCACGAAAGTCGCGGCAATCTGGGATGGGTCAAGCTCTTTGCTGAGCGTGAAGCTGCGGCGATAGCGCGGCAATTGCACTTCGGCATGCCCGGCTTGCAGGCCTTGGGCGGCGGGCAATGACACCTCGCTTTCGATGGTCAGCGTATCGCTGTCGATGCGCAGATGCAGGTGCTCTTTGTTCACGCCCGGCATGTCGGCCACCAGCAAGATGCCATTGCCATCTTCCACGACATCGACCGGCGGCAGCAGCGCGGGTTCACGCTCCTTGGCTGCACGGTCTTGCTGCGGGGCACGTTCGACGGTCTGGGTGTTGTTGTCCACGCGGTTGTCCATGCGGTTGTCCATATGCTTGTCCATGACGATTCTCCGGATTACTGAATGGCGATGCGACGCGGTTGTGCTGACTCACGGCGCTTGATGCTGATGTGCAGCACGCCATCGCGATATTTCGCGGTGACGGCGGTCGGATCGATATCGTCGGGCAGGCTGATTACACGGCGGAAGCGGCCGGTGAAACGCTCGTTGATGTGGACCGAGCGTTTCTCGTCGCTCTCGGCGGGTTTGGTTTCACGTTGACCAGACACGGTCAGCACGCCACGGTCGAGGTTGACTTCGACCTGGGCCGGGTCAATGCCGGGTGCAAAGGCGTAGATCTCAACGGAATTCGGCGTGCCACCCACATTGATGGCGGGGAAGCCGCCACGGCCCAGGCCGCGGATGCTGGGGTACTGCTCGACGCTTTGCTGGATCTCGCGTTGCAGGCGATCGACTTCGGCAAACAGGTCTCGCGGGAACAAGGTTCGGTACATGACAAATGCTCCTGAATGAAGGTGCTGTGCACACCGGACACCGACGATTGGATGTCGAACGTCAGTCCGGAATTGCCTCGCATGTCAGCCAAATTGGTGCCCTTGATAGCTTTTCAATAGCCTTGAATCGGGTCGTCTCATCCCCATGTTTTCTGCATCAACCGGGGCGTCTGCACCACGACGACTGCTGGAGGCACAACTATGGAATTCAAGGATCACTACGAAATTTTAGGTGTGTCGCACGATGCGACGACAGCGCAGATCAAGCAGGCTTTTCGCCGCCTGGCGCGCAAATATCATCCCGACGTCAGCCAGGAAAAAGACGCGGCGCAACGCATGAGCGAGATCAACGAAGCCAACGCGGTCTTGTCAGATCCGGTGCGCCGGGCGGCCTATGACGAAATAGCGTGGCATCGCCATGCAGGGGCTCGCTGGGATGGCGGTGTTG contains these protein-coding regions:
- a CDS encoding YihY family inner membrane protein yields the protein MARVRALRHTSWGRRVVQLLGFAAARASEERIAQVAASLTFTTVLSLVPLFAVVLALFTAFPLFEQFRTALEQYLVTSLMPPAIAESIMGYLNQFASAASRLTAIGGIFLVITSVSLMLTIDKALNEIWHVHKARPFSQRILVYWAALTLGPVLLGASLWISGFLARESLGLVGDVSPVIGVLLSFLPLVLTGFGFAALFVVVPNRQIPWGDALTGGFTAAAVLELMKAGFAFYVTRFPTYTMLYGAFATLPIFLLWVYLSWLVTLFGATLAASLPMIRIGRWDRSPRAGSAFIDAMRILKALSTERGSVPPGLATTVLGTRLRLNHDELVVVLDTLQSIGYVARLGEGHKERWALVCDPQQAALGPLIDALLIDRGQPTVREDPRLLAAAALAWQADGTVCLAELLDGDVDDNVAALRDPAMRAAEEAEADSVNTPDAMAAGVSGGALAAGAAAVILRG
- the wrbA gene encoding NAD(P)H:quinone oxidoreductase; protein product: MNILILYYSRGGATRELADAIALGVERVPGAVARLRTVPPVSPVCEATAPAIPDDGPPYVELSDLADCAALALGSPTRFGNMAAPLKHFIDGTTSAWLAGTLTGKPAAVFTSTGSMHGGQESTLLSMSLPLMHHGMLMVGLPYSEPALMSTQTGGTPYGASRVVGVDGSRTLSADEKLLAQALGARLARTAQALQGVRP
- a CDS encoding DUF2069 domain-containing protein, with translation MPTAPATLDVRLQRGAAASLIALIILCVLWETVLSPLRPGGSWLVIKALPLFLPLRGVLRGNLYTMQWAAMMILIYFTEGVVRATSDPGGFSPWAWAEVALTTIFFWCAVLYVRPAKQAARRRKAAASTR
- a CDS encoding FAD-binding oxidoreductase; amino-acid sequence: MALLDELIHLLGPEHVLTGADAAPWLTDWRGRYVGSATAVVRPANTEAVAEVVKACARHGAPVVPLGGNTGLVGGGTPDNTGTAVVVSLQRMTQIRSLDTDNDTVTVEAGCILQTLQQAARDAKRLFPLSLAAEGSCTIGGNLASNAGGTQVLRYGNMRELTLGLEVVTPEGEIWHGLRGLRKDNTGYDLRDLYIGSEGTLGIITAATLRLYPQPAASCTALVALDSVSEGVTLLSQARLGFGPALTGFELMSGESLALVTRIYPQQTLPLPASPWFALLELSDSEGQEHARERFETVLGAALESGLAKDAVIAESIAQSKALWHLRESIPLAQAEEGKNIKHDVSIPISRIPEFVETTDALLAARFPGIRQVIFGHLGDGNLHYNVAPPLGVDPEVFLQEQDDVYQLVHDSVHAHSGSISAEHGVGQLKRDELPRYKSQVELNLMRKIKDALDPSGMMNPGKVL
- a CDS encoding ParA family protein, which encodes MAQIVCIIGNKGGTGKTTLSHMIAHGIGLMGKRAVCVLTDISREKLSKESRTYLPFDARSPDNLNKVIRTISNVPDWFGVVDGGGNRPATDRMLAEPADLVLLPFRDSHEDIRTVMSDLERFPRARALPSQWPTNAHARAAADKAVDSLMGHYRHRILPPVPMFSSSKLLLQSDVPDRLPATLNNVCKQLARNVFSLWGVSETGEPVSVEDVLGALVKDVAEQE
- the dusA gene encoding tRNA dihydrouridine(20/20a) synthase DusA, with amino-acid sequence MTNQQHSLPAALSRQLSVAPMMDWTDRHCRFFHRLFAPRALLYTEMVTTGALQHGEHPRHLDFDEVEHPIALQIGGSETPALVMAAKLGEQWGYDEVNLNCGCPSERVQKGAFGACLMAEPNTVADGVKAMRDAVSIPVTVKHRIGIDKVVEYGFVRDFVGTVRDAGCTTFIVHARNAILKGLSPRENREIPPLRYEVAAQLKRDFPDCDIVLNGGLSQVAQIAGVLGLDNPPTTPETAILDGVMIGREAYHRPEVLAELSQLFWPGEPVLSDEAIIDAMTEYAVQRVAAGDTVRSIARHMLGFGTGRRGSRRWRQMMSDPKLLAPNDPGLFHRAWASIAQDKRAA
- a CDS encoding DUF1622 domain-containing protein is translated as MFEHTEHFVRLSVEWLRLGVEALGAVVILFGLLATLRVLFRKFTGDQEVGFGKARITFARYLTLALELQLAADILSTSVSPSWDQIGKLAAIAVIRTALNFFLTQEMKEEERNPGKTIP
- a CDS encoding zinc-dependent alcohol dehydrogenase yields the protein MRALRWHGKHDIRCDNVPDPKIEHPRDAIIKMSACAICGSDLHLFDGFMPGMKSGDIMGHEFMGEVVEVGKHNKALKVGDRVVVPFTITCGECDQCKRGNFSVCERSNRNKDLAAKAFGHTTAGLFGYSHLTGGYPGGQAEYVRVPFADKTHIKIPNGLSDEQVLFLGDIFPTGWQAAVQCDIEPTDTVCIWGAGPVGQMAIRSAVLLGAKQVIVIDRVPERLSMAVAGGAIPINFDNESVIDRLMELTQGKGPEKCIDAVGMESHATGTVDAMYDRVKQAVMLESDRPHVLREMIYVCRPAGTLSVPGVYGGLIDKIPFGAAMNKGLTWRMGQTHVNRWSEDLLRRIQEGQIDPSFVITHTVSMEEGPGMYKTFRDKHDGCIKVVIKP
- a CDS encoding phage holin family protein translates to MSLSAALARYKRIAEFAASRVGDYTELCALELATYRNALVSMISAYVAMIFCAIFALGFFSLAVLVSFWDSDYRVIAAWSIFAAWLVLAVLAFVIARKSAPDAAPQSILSQQIKLDLDTIKGNYEYDDRIDSTR
- a CDS encoding LysR substrate-binding domain-containing protein, which encodes MRFDLTDLKLILHIAEAGTITSGASRSHMSLASASARVRAMEDMLGMPLMTRAKQGVQLTAPGHTLLHHARTVLSQMERMRDDLGEYGRGLKGHVRILCNTAALSEHVPAAIEGFLAAHPRISIEFEERSSQDIVDAVRMRTCDLGIVADSVDLSGLQTLPFRPDRLTLVVPRSHVLAGRRSVALAELIDFDFVGLVEGSALQAHLAAHARRDGRQFHYRVRLRNFDALCRMVELGIGIGIVPEAAAIRCAKTMKIRRIALSDPWAARKLVVCMRQLDELPAYVGELVAQLVAGSQVPPSKLGARP